Proteins encoded in a region of the Paenibacillus sp. W2I17 genome:
- the rpoN gene encoding RNA polymerase factor sigma-54: MLGVQLVQEQRIRLSITPEMKQSFHLLTMSGQDLTRYLLDAAEENPVLELEEQAAPLARIPRRMDQRRYDSYDPLLQAKGAEPTLEQLLIAQIRVMTLPDELENMAVYLAGCVNDDGYLTVELAEVQATLELSMSKIAAGLELLQSLDPAGVGARNLQECLLLQIRRDPLAIQYAERMVEAGLEALVPFHPGRTGSRLGMTSREAQTAYDYITRLDPKPCRSIGCTERPHYIIPDAIVRLRNGEAHFSLHAAGNPRVSMNEACFRWIREEAPDAIWSTRVAEARAIIRSVHLRRRTLVRVLAAVMEEQKHFWVKGPSALKPLNLAVIAEKIGMHESTVSRAVNGKYIDTPHGVYELRAFFASGIGTTSGDKTSASAVKRRLKEIIRTEQTQRPYSDRHLATLLAEEGIVISRRTVAKYREELQILPSLERKRWA, encoded by the coding sequence ATGTTAGGTGTTCAGTTGGTACAGGAACAACGTATTCGGCTGTCCATCACGCCGGAGATGAAACAATCCTTTCATTTGCTAACCATGTCTGGCCAGGATCTGACCCGTTACTTGCTGGATGCGGCGGAGGAAAATCCAGTACTTGAGCTGGAAGAACAAGCTGCGCCTCTCGCCCGGATTCCGCGGAGAATGGATCAGCGCAGGTATGATTCCTATGATCCGTTGCTTCAGGCCAAAGGTGCCGAACCTACTCTGGAACAATTGCTGATTGCGCAAATTCGGGTGATGACACTTCCAGATGAATTGGAAAATATGGCCGTATATTTGGCAGGGTGCGTTAATGATGATGGTTATCTGACGGTTGAACTGGCAGAGGTGCAAGCAACACTTGAGCTTTCGATGAGCAAGATTGCAGCGGGACTGGAGCTTCTCCAATCGCTGGACCCTGCTGGTGTAGGAGCGCGGAATCTGCAAGAATGTCTGTTGCTCCAGATTAGACGTGATCCATTGGCTATTCAGTACGCTGAACGTATGGTGGAAGCGGGATTGGAAGCACTGGTTCCTTTTCACCCAGGTAGAACAGGGAGTCGATTAGGTATGACTTCACGGGAAGCTCAGACTGCCTATGACTATATTACACGTCTGGACCCCAAGCCCTGTCGATCCATCGGATGTACAGAACGGCCACATTACATTATTCCGGATGCCATTGTCAGGTTGCGTAACGGTGAGGCCCATTTTAGCCTGCATGCAGCAGGTAACCCTCGTGTATCGATGAATGAAGCGTGCTTCCGCTGGATCAGGGAAGAGGCTCCGGACGCAATCTGGTCTACCCGCGTGGCAGAGGCGAGGGCTATCATTCGGAGTGTACACTTGCGGCGCAGGACTTTAGTGCGTGTGCTGGCGGCAGTGATGGAAGAGCAGAAGCACTTTTGGGTCAAAGGCCCATCCGCGCTAAAACCGCTTAATTTGGCTGTTATTGCAGAGAAGATTGGCATGCATGAATCAACGGTAAGTCGTGCGGTGAACGGTAAATACATTGACACTCCGCATGGTGTATATGAACTCAGAGCTTTCTTTGCCTCGGGAATCGGCACAACGTCAGGGGATAAAACATCTGCCTCAGCGGTGAAACGTAGATTAAAAGAAATCATTCGCACGGAACAGACTCAGCGTCCCTACTCGGATCGTCATTTGGCCACACTGCTCGCCGAGGAGGGAATTGTCATCTCCCGCAGAACGGTTGCCAAGTACAGGGAGGAACTTCAGATTCTGCCTTCCCTTGAGCGTAAACGGTGGGCTTAA
- the pruA gene encoding L-glutamate gamma-semialdehyde dehydrogenase, with product MNIPFVNEPFTPFAVQANQEAFEDALRQVEAELGQEYPIIIGGQKITSSRTLTSVNPAAKNQVVGTIHQADQELAEKAIQTAAETFHTWKHTDPNERARYLYKAAAIMRRRKHEFSAWMVYEAGKTWPEADADTAEAIDFMEFYARDMQRLSEPQPLVRIAGEDNELSYIPLGVGVVIPPWNFPLAIMAGMTSAALVSGNTVVLKPASTTPVIAAKFMELLAEVGLPDGVVNFLPGPGSEVGDYLVDHALTRFISFTGSRDVGLRINERAARTAPGQKWIKRVIAEMGGKDSIVVDSDSDLELAAESITASAFGFSGQKCSACSRAIIHKDVYDEVLQKVIERTQKLTMGSPLEVGSQVGPVIDDKAYAKITEYIEIGKGEGRLVHGGGTGNVEGYFIEPTIIADVDPKARIAQDEIFGPVLAFIKAESFQDALDIANNTDYGLTGAVISRNRKHLEQARREYFAGNLYFNRKCTGALVGTHPFGGFNMSGTDSKAGGRDYLLLFTQAKLVSEKY from the coding sequence ATGAATATCCCTTTTGTTAACGAACCATTCACACCTTTTGCAGTCCAGGCGAACCAAGAAGCATTTGAAGACGCACTTCGTCAGGTAGAAGCTGAACTTGGGCAGGAATACCCGATTATTATTGGTGGGCAAAAAATAACAAGCAGCCGCACGTTAACTTCCGTGAACCCCGCAGCCAAAAATCAAGTGGTCGGAACCATTCACCAGGCCGATCAGGAATTGGCCGAAAAGGCCATTCAGACAGCAGCGGAGACATTCCACACATGGAAACATACTGACCCGAATGAACGAGCTCGTTATCTATACAAAGCAGCTGCCATTATGCGCCGTCGCAAGCATGAATTCTCCGCATGGATGGTTTATGAAGCCGGCAAGACTTGGCCGGAAGCCGATGCGGATACAGCGGAAGCCATTGATTTTATGGAATTCTATGCACGGGATATGCAGCGACTGAGTGAACCGCAGCCCCTCGTGCGGATTGCAGGAGAAGATAATGAACTGAGTTATATACCGCTGGGCGTTGGTGTTGTTATTCCACCTTGGAACTTCCCGCTAGCAATTATGGCAGGCATGACCTCTGCTGCACTGGTATCCGGCAACACGGTGGTGTTAAAGCCCGCAAGTACAACTCCGGTGATTGCCGCGAAGTTTATGGAGCTGCTTGCAGAAGTTGGTCTGCCGGATGGTGTCGTGAACTTTTTACCAGGACCAGGCAGTGAAGTGGGCGATTATCTCGTGGATCATGCGCTCACCCGGTTTATCAGTTTCACCGGTTCCAGAGATGTAGGACTGCGAATTAATGAACGTGCAGCACGAACAGCTCCAGGTCAGAAGTGGATCAAACGGGTTATTGCAGAGATGGGCGGCAAGGATTCCATCGTAGTAGACAGTGACAGTGATCTGGAACTCGCGGCAGAGTCCATTACCGCTTCGGCATTTGGTTTCTCAGGACAGAAATGTTCGGCGTGTTCCCGTGCCATTATTCATAAGGATGTATATGATGAAGTATTGCAAAAAGTGATTGAACGGACACAGAAACTGACGATGGGCAGTCCTCTTGAAGTTGGCAGTCAGGTTGGGCCGGTTATCGATGACAAGGCATATGCAAAGATCACGGAATATATTGAAATTGGTAAGGGCGAGGGGCGTCTTGTGCACGGTGGCGGTACAGGGAACGTTGAAGGTTATTTCATTGAACCAACCATAATTGCCGATGTGGACCCGAAAGCACGGATTGCTCAAGATGAAATTTTTGGACCTGTGCTTGCGTTCATCAAAGCAGAATCTTTCCAGGATGCTTTGGATATCGCCAATAATACAGACTATGGTCTGACCGGCGCGGTGATCTCACGTAATCGTAAACATCTGGAACAGGCAAGACGCGAATACTTTGCGGGTAATCTGTATTTCAACCGGAAATGTACCGGAGCACTGGTAGGCACACATCCATTTGGCGGATTTAACATGTCAGGCACGGATTCCAAGGCAGGTGGAAGAGACTATCTGCTGTTGTTTACCCAGGCGAAGCTAGTATCGGAGAAATACTAG
- a CDS encoding proline dehydrogenase family protein → MSVGTEIYRKTLLTVAGNKAVENLSIRYGKKLAGKFIAGNTLEEALEEIRILNNKGIMATLDHLGEGITRLSEAALYRDEYVRLVEGIAREGVDSNVSLKPTQMGLALDPEEGYRNIRTVAAQAKLHDLFVRIDMEDSPFTQATLDIVRRLHSEGLHNTGTVLQAYLHRTEEDTRDMIREGIRLRLVKGAYKEPGSVAYQNTSEVIHQFKTMIRNHLDQGVYTAVASHDDHIINWTKQYAKDRGISPDAFEFQMLYGLRMSEQERLAKEGYRIRCYVPYGTMWYPYYTRRLAEKPANLWMVVKNMFR, encoded by the coding sequence ATGAGTGTGGGAACGGAAATATATCGCAAAACCTTATTAACCGTGGCAGGCAACAAAGCTGTAGAGAACCTGTCCATTAGATATGGTAAGAAGCTGGCAGGCAAGTTTATTGCAGGAAACACCTTGGAAGAAGCTCTCGAAGAGATCCGCATACTCAATAACAAAGGCATTATGGCTACGCTCGATCATCTGGGTGAAGGCATCACCCGCCTGAGCGAAGCGGCATTGTACAGGGATGAGTATGTACGCCTGGTAGAAGGCATTGCACGTGAAGGCGTAGACTCCAACGTCTCGCTAAAACCAACCCAGATGGGCCTCGCACTTGACCCGGAAGAGGGTTACCGAAATATCCGTACCGTTGCCGCACAAGCCAAATTACATGATCTATTTGTTCGAATTGATATGGAGGATAGTCCATTTACTCAAGCAACGCTGGATATTGTCCGAAGACTGCACTCGGAAGGACTGCATAATACAGGCACAGTATTGCAAGCCTACCTGCATCGCACCGAAGAAGATACGCGTGATATGATTCGGGAGGGCATCCGGCTTCGACTGGTTAAAGGTGCTTACAAAGAACCCGGATCAGTCGCCTATCAGAATACTTCTGAAGTCATTCATCAATTCAAAACGATGATTCGTAATCACCTCGATCAGGGTGTGTACACTGCAGTTGCCTCGCATGATGATCACATCATTAACTGGACGAAACAATACGCCAAGGATCGGGGAATCTCACCGGATGCCTTTGAATTTCAGATGTTATATGGTCTGCGCATGAGCGAACAGGAACGTCTCGCCAAAGAAGGCTATCGCATTCGCTGTTACGTACCTTATGGCACTATGTGGTATCCGTACTATACCCGTCGTTTAGCCGAAAAACCGGCTAATCTCTGGATGGTCGTTAAGAATATGTTCCGATAG
- a CDS encoding collagen-like protein: MTGATGVTGVTGSTGATGITGATGVTGATGSTGATGVTGATGSTGATGVTGATGVTGATGSTGATGVTGATGSTGATGVTGATGVTGATGNTGATGVTGATGVTGVTGGTGATGVTGATGITGVTGGTGATGVTGATGVTGATGSTGATGVTGATGVTGVTGDTGATGVTGATGITGATGSTGATGVTGATGVTGVTGDTGATGVTGATGITGATGNTGATGVTGGTGVTGATGSTGATGVTGVTGVTGVTGVTGSTGVTGVTGGTGVTGATGSTGATGVTGVTGGTGVTGATGSTGATGVTGATGTTGVTGATGTTGVTGATGVTGVTGSTGATGVSGVTGVTGVTGSTGVTGVTGGTGVTGATGSTGATGVTGVTGGTGVTGATGSTGATGVTGATGTTGVTGATGTTGVTGATGVTGVTGGTGATGVTGATGVTGATGSTGVTGVTGGTGATGATGSIGATGVTGATGVTGATGSTGATGVTGATGITGVTGDTGATGVTGATGVTGATGSTGATGVTGATGVTGVTGGTGATGVTGATGVTGATGSTGVTGVTGGTGATGATGSIGATGVTGATGVTGATGSTGATGVTGATGITGVTGDTGATGVTGATGVTGATGSTGATGVTGATGITGVSGSTGVTGTTGVTGATGTAGQGLSSYAYIFNTSAQTVAIEADVIFDSNANLTGITHTANTAAIIIGNAGDYAVFFNVAGVQANQFTLYQNGAPVGGSVYGSGAGTQPNPGMVIITAAPGDVLTLRNHSSASAVGLQTLAGGTQTNANASILIQQLSS, translated from the coding sequence GTGACAGGCGCCACGGGGGTTACGGGAGTAACGGGAAGCACCGGGGCCACCGGAATAACAGGAGCCACGGGCGTTACGGGAGCAACGGGAAGCACTGGAGCTACTGGAGTGACAGGAGCAACAGGAAGCACTGGGGCTACTGGAGTAACAGGAGCCACGGGCGTTACGGGAGCAACGGGAAGCACCGGAGCTACTGGAGTGACAGGAGCAACAGGAAGCACTGGGGCTACTGGAGTAACAGGAGCCACGGGCGTTACGGGAGCAACGGGAAACACCGGAGCTACTGGAGTAACAGGAGCCACGGGCGTTACGGGAGTAACAGGGGGCACTGGGGCCACTGGAGTGACAGGAGCCACGGGCATTACGGGAGTAACAGGGGGCACCGGAGCTACTGGAGTGACAGGCGCCACGGGGGTTACGGGAGCCACGGGAAGCACCGGGGCTACTGGAGTAACAGGAGCCACTGGCGTTACGGGAGTAACAGGGGACACCGGAGCTACCGGAGTAACAGGAGCCACGGGCATTACGGGAGCCACGGGAAGCACCGGGGCTACTGGAGTAACAGGAGCCACTGGCGTTACGGGAGTAACAGGGGACACCGGAGCTACCGGAGTAACAGGAGCCACGGGCATTACGGGAGCAACGGGAAACACCGGAGCTACTGGAGTAACAGGAGGCACGGGCGTTACGGGAGCAACGGGAAGCACCGGAGCTACCGGAGTAACAGGAGTCACAGGAGTTACGGGAGTAACGGGAGTAACGGGAAGCACTGGGGTTACTGGAGTAACAGGAGGCACGGGCGTTACGGGAGCAACGGGAAGCACCGGAGCTACCGGAGTAACAGGAGTCACAGGAGGCACGGGCGTTACGGGAGCAACGGGAAGCACCGGTGCCACTGGAGTAACAGGAGCAACGGGGACTACCGGAGTCACAGGAGCAACGGGGACTACCGGAGTAACAGGAGCCACTGGCGTTACAGGAGTAACGGGAAGCACCGGAGCTACCGGAGTATCAGGAGTCACAGGAGTTACGGGAGTAACGGGAAGCACTGGGGTTACTGGAGTAACAGGAGGCACGGGCGTTACGGGAGCAACGGGAAGCACCGGAGCTACCGGAGTAACAGGAGTCACAGGAGGCACGGGCGTTACGGGAGCAACGGGAAGCACCGGTGCCACTGGAGTAACAGGAGCAACGGGGACTACCGGAGTCACAGGAGCAACGGGGACTACCGGAGTAACAGGAGCCACTGGCGTTACAGGAGTAACAGGAGGCACCGGTGCCACTGGAGTGACAGGAGCCACTGGCGTTACGGGAGCCACGGGAAGCACTGGGGTTACTGGAGTAACAGGAGGCACGGGCGCTACGGGAGCAACGGGAAGCATTGGAGCTACTGGAGTGACGGGAGCCACGGGCGTTACGGGAGCAACGGGAAGCACTGGAGCTACTGGAGTGACAGGAGCCACGGGCATTACGGGAGTAACAGGGGACACCGGAGCTACCGGAGTAACAGGAGCCACTGGTGTTACGGGAGCAACGGGAAGCACCGGGGCTACTGGAGTAACAGGAGCCACTGGCGTTACAGGAGTAACAGGAGGCACCGGTGCCACTGGAGTGACAGGAGCCACTGGCGTTACGGGAGCCACGGGAAGCACTGGGGTTACTGGAGTAACAGGAGGCACGGGCGCTACGGGAGCAACGGGAAGCATTGGAGCTACTGGAGTGACGGGAGCCACGGGCGTTACGGGAGCAACGGGAAGCACTGGAGCTACTGGAGTGACAGGAGCCACGGGCATTACGGGAGTAACAGGGGACACCGGAGCTACCGGAGTAACAGGAGCCACTGGTGTTACGGGAGCAACGGGAAGCACCGGGGCTACTGGAGTAACAGGAGCCACGGGCATTACGGGGGTATCAGGAAGCACTGGGGTTACCGGAACGACAGGTGTCACTGGAGCAACCGGTACAGCAGGGCAAGGGTTGTCCTCGTACGCTTATATTTTTAATACATCAGCTCAAACTGTAGCTATTGAAGCGGATGTAATCTTCGACAGCAACGCAAATCTTACCGGTATTACTCACACGGCCAATACCGCTGCGATTATTATTGGTAATGCCGGGGACTATGCGGTGTTTTTCAACGTTGCAGGTGTGCAGGCAAACCAATTCACCCTTTATCAAAACGGAGCCCCTGTAGGTGGCAGTGTCTATGGTTCAGGAGCTGGCACTCAACCGAATCCAGGCATGGTCATTATTACGGCTGCTCCCGGTGATGTGCTGACATTACGGAACCATTCCAGCGCATCAGCTGTTGGTCTGCAAACACTAGCAGGTGGAACACAGACCAATGCCAATGCCTCTATCCTTATTCAACAATTAAGTAGTTAA